A genome region from Meriones unguiculatus strain TT.TT164.6M chromosome 2, Bangor_MerUng_6.1, whole genome shotgun sequence includes the following:
- the Rab33b gene encoding ras-related protein Rab-33B yields the protein MASEMESSLEVSLSSSCAVSGASGCLPPARSRIFKIIVIGDSNVGKTCLTYRFCAGRFPDRTEATIGVDFRERAVEIDGERIKIQLWDTAGQERFRKSMVQHYYRNVHAVVFVYDMTNMASFHSLPSWIEECKQHLLASDIPRILVGNKCDLRSAIQVPTDLAQKFADTHSMPLFETSAKNPNDSDHVEAIFMTLAHKLKSHKPLMLSQPPDSRISLKPEMKPAVTCYC from the exons ATGGCTTCGGAGATGGAGTCGTCGCTGGAGGTCAGCCTCTCGTCCAGCTGTGCGGTGTCAGGGGCGTCCGGGTGTCTGCCTCCCGCCCGCTCCCGCATTTTCAAGATCATAGTGATCGGCGACTCGAACGTGGGCAAGACGTGCCTGACTTACCGCTTCTGCGCCGGCCGCTTCCCCGACCGCACCGAGGCCACGATCGGGGTGGACTTTCGGGAGCGAGCCGTGGAGATCGACGGCGAGCGCATCAAG ATCCAGCTGTGGGACACCGCGGGGCAGGAGCGCTTCCGGAAGAGCATGGTCCAGCACTACTACAGGAACGTGCACGCTGTCGTCTTCGTGTATGACATGACGAACATGGCCAGCTTCCACAGCCTGCCGTCCTGGATAGAGGAGTGCAAGCAGCACTTGCTGGCAAGCGACATACCTCGCATCCTGGTCGGAAACAAGTGTGACCTGAGAAGCGCCATCCAGGTGCCCACAGACTTGGCCCAGAAGTTTGCCGACACACACAGTATGCCTTTGTTTGAGACCTCCGCCAAGAACCCCAATGACAGTGACCACGTGGAAGCGATATTTATGACCTTGGCTCACAAGCTGAAGAGCCACAAACCGCTGATGCTCAGCCAGCCGCCTGACAGCAGAATTAGCCTGAAACCTGAAATGAAGCCTGCGGTGACGTGCTACTGCTAA